GCTTTTTCAGCTACGATATCTTTAGCTTGTTTTTTGGTAGCTACAAAAAGTATTTTTCTACCAGAAGCAGCAATCTTTTGAAGAGCCTCGCAAGTCTCTTCTATCTTTGCTGCAGTTTTGTAAAGATTGATGATGTGTATCCCATTGCGCTCCATATAGATATACGGTGCCATGTTAGGATCCCATCTTCTTGTGAGGTGTCCAAAGTGTACACCTGCATCAAGCAATTCTTTTATTTCGATGTTGTTTGCCATTTTTGTAATAGTTTACGTTCCGTTGGACATTAAAATTAGCAACTTCGAGTTCACGAAGTTTAGATGCTAAACTAACCTTACTAAGATTTTGCTCGCGCAAAAACATAATAAGCAACGACAACATTTCAATTAATTTTTAAATTTTGATAGTAATCAGTTTCAATTCATACCCATAATAAGCCAAAAGCCTTTGCGAGTATAGCGATATATTAACGCTTAGAGAATTGGAATTTCTTACGTGCTTTCTTCTGACCAAATTTCTTACGTTCCACCATTCTTGGGTCACGAGTAAGAAGTCCTTCTGGCTTAAGGATAAGACGATTTTCTGCGTCTAGTTCACACATTGCTCTAGAAAGAGCAAGTCTGATAGCCTCAGCTTGACCAGTAATACCACCACCGTAAACGTTTACCTTAATATCAAAGTTACCTTCATTGTTAGTCATAACAAGTGGTTGGTTTACTTTGTACTGAAGTGTTCCTGTAGGGAAGTAGTTGTTCAGTTCTTTTTTGTTAATAGTGATGTTTCCTTTTCCTTCAGAAAGGTAAACACGAGCTACTGCGGTCTTACGACGACCGATTTTGTGTAAAGTCTCCATTTACTTAATTTCGTTTAGGTTAATGGCACGAGGCTTCTGCGCTTCCTGATCGTGTTCTGCACCTGCATACACTTTAAGGTTACGGAAGATAGCACTCCCCAATTTGTTTTTTGGTAACATCCCTTTCACGGCAGCTTCTACTACACGTGTAGGATCTTTATCGTAAAGCTCTCTTGCTGTAAGACTACGTTGCCCACCTGGATAACCTGTGTGACGGATATATGATTTTTCCGTCCACTTGTTTCCTGATAATTGCACCTTTGCAGCGTTTATGATAACAACGTTATCTCCACAATCTACGTGAGGTGTAAAACTAGGCTTGTACTTACCGCGTAAAAACTTAGCTACGATAGAAGACATACGACCTAGCGTTTGTCCGTCTGCATCTATCAAAACCCACTCCTTGTTTACGGTAGCTTTGTTTGCAGATACTGTTTTGTAACTTAATGCGTCCACACTAATTAATTTTAATTAAACATTCCATTTCCCGCCTAAAAACGGGTTTGCAAAAGTACATAAATTTATTTATCACACAAACGTCTGTCTGACTATATTTTGTATTGTTCTTTTTATGTGTTGTATAAGTCATAATATATAGGTGTAAATAAGCATTATTAATGTTTGTTTTCACGCTTTCGCGAAAGCGTAACTTTAAAAAAAATGTGTTGATAAAATCTTAAAAGAAGAGAGTTATTGTCACAACCTGAGGTGTTTGAAGTCTTTCTAGTAAATCAATCAAAACCAAACCAATGTTACTTACTATCAATCAACTCCGAGCAGTAATCGCGCTCCTTTTTCTAAGTTCCCTTAGCGTAGTAGCCCAAACTGAAGCTACTGAGCTTAACATCCCCAAGAAAGTCTACAACACAAATGCTGTAAAAGGAGAGGCTCCTGATATAGATGGAGATCTCTCTGATGCGGCGTGGAATAATGTGGAGTGGTCTACAGATTACTTGCAATTTGAACCAGATGTGGGAACACCACCTACTACGCAGACTAAAATGAAAATCACTTATGATGATAAAAACTTATACGTGGCTTTCCATTGTCTTGAAAGTGATAAGTCTAAAATAGAAAGGAGGCTAGGGCGTCGAGATGATTTTCCAGGTGATTGGGTAGAGATTAATATAGATAGTTATAATGACGACCGTACGGCATTTTCTTTTACAGCTTCTGCCTCGGGAGTAAAAGGCGATGAGTTTGTGTCAAACAATGGCAACTTTGATAGTAGCTGGAATCCGATCTGGTATCTAGCCACGGGAGAAGATAGGGAAGGCTGGACAGCAGAAATGCGTATACCTTTGAGTCAGCTACGCTTTAGTGCAGAAGGGATTCAAACTTGGGGCATACAATCTACAAGGCGCTACTTTGCAAATGAAGAGCGTTCTACCTGGCAGCCACTTCCTGCCAATCCTCCAGGATGGGTGAGCGAATTTGGAGAACTGCGAGGAATTAAAGGAATTAAGCCACAAAAGCAATTAGAAATACAGCCATTTGTATTAGGTCAGTACGATACATTTGAGGAAGAAGCAGGTAACCCTTTTAGAGATGGTGACGATTTTGGAGGAAATGTAGGGCTTGATGCTAAGATTGGAATAACAAATGATCTTACTCTTGATCTTACGGTAAATCCAGATTTTGGACAAGTAGATGCAGATCCGGGCGCTATTGCATTAGACGGGTTTGAAATATTTTTTGAAGAGCGTCGTCCTTTCTTTGTAGAAAATAAGAGCGTCTTTGACTTTAGAGTAGGCGGTGGAGCAGATAATGTGTTTTTCCCAAGACGTATAGGGCGCACTCCACAGGGAGGAACCACATTTGATACTTCAAAAGGAGAGTATGAAGATTTTCCAACCAATACTACCATATTAGGAGCTGCAAAGTTTAGTGGTAAAACAAAAGATGGCTGGACTATAGGTGTGCTAGAAAGCGTGACAGGAAAAGAATTTGCCGAGATTGAACTAGATAATCGGGAAGAGGTTACATCGCCTCTCGATCTAGATGGACTTCTAGGAGAGAAGCGTAAGGAGCTTGTAGAACCACTTACAAATTACTTTGTAGGTCGCGTTCAAAAAGATTTTAATGACCGTAACTCTTTTGTGGGTGGGATATTTACCACAACTCATAGAGACATGGAGCGTAGTCTAGATTTTCTCCACACGCAAGCTTATACAGGAGGAATTGATTTTAGACATAACTGGAAAGACCGTAAGTATTATATAGAAGGGCGTGGTATTATAAGCCGTGTAAACGGAGATCCTCAAGCTATTTTAAATACACAGACATCGCTCACGCATTTATTCCAGCGAGTAGATGCAGAGCATCTGGAAGTAGATCCAGACGCCACAAGTCTTTCTGGTACTGGTGGTAATCTTGCTATAGGTAGAGGAAGCGGCAAGTGGCGATATGAACTAGGAGGTAACTGGAGATCTCCAGGATTAGAGCTTAATGATATAGGCTTCTTACGTCGTGCAGATAGAATTGTACAGTTTGCAAGCGTGAGACGCTTCTGGAATAACTCAACTTCTTGGTATAGACAAGCTAATGTAGGCGTAGAGCAAACAACGCAATATGACTTTGATGGAAATTTCAACCGTATTCAGTATGAAGGTAGGGCAGAAATTAACTGGAAAAACAACTGGTTTACAGAAGTAGGAGGCGCTCATAAACCTCGCATATTTATTAACTCCTTCTTACGTGGTGGACCACGCTGGAGATTTAATGAAGAGAACTTTTACTTTGCAGCTGTAGGGACAGATCAACGTAAGAAATTAAGTGCTATTGCAGTATATGTAAATTCTCAAGCAAAGCAAGATAACTTTTCTTTAAATAGGTACGAGTTACGTCTCAACTACCAGCCACTTGATGCGTTGAGTTTATCTCTTTCTACAGAATATGAGATGAACCCTAATAAAACACAATACGTTTCTCAGCAATCGTATGCGCCTGCTACTTTTGGGATGAGATATATAACAGGTGAGATTGAGCAAGAAACCTTGAGCGCAACTTTGCGCGTTAATTATAATATCAATCCTAATTTTACCATACAGTATTATGCGCAGCCATTTATAGCTAAAGGGAGTTATTCTAATTTCAATTTTGTAGCAGATAGTGATAATGAAAACCTCAATGAGCGAGTAATATTATTTAATCAAAACCAAATAAGTGAGATAGACGGAGGCTATGCAATAGATGAAGATGTGGATGGTACTACAGATTATAGCTTTGGTAATCCTGATTTTAACTTCGTTCAGTTTCGCTCTAATCTTGTGGCAAGGTGGGAATACATC
The genomic region above belongs to Dokdonia sp. Dokd-P16 and contains:
- a CDS encoding DUF5916 domain-containing protein → MLLTINQLRAVIALLFLSSLSVVAQTEATELNIPKKVYNTNAVKGEAPDIDGDLSDAAWNNVEWSTDYLQFEPDVGTPPTTQTKMKITYDDKNLYVAFHCLESDKSKIERRLGRRDDFPGDWVEINIDSYNDDRTAFSFTASASGVKGDEFVSNNGNFDSSWNPIWYLATGEDREGWTAEMRIPLSQLRFSAEGIQTWGIQSTRRYFANEERSTWQPLPANPPGWVSEFGELRGIKGIKPQKQLEIQPFVLGQYDTFEEEAGNPFRDGDDFGGNVGLDAKIGITNDLTLDLTVNPDFGQVDADPGAIALDGFEIFFEERRPFFVENKSVFDFRVGGGADNVFFPRRIGRTPQGGTTFDTSKGEYEDFPTNTTILGAAKFSGKTKDGWTIGVLESVTGKEFAEIELDNREEVTSPLDLDGLLGEKRKELVEPLTNYFVGRVQKDFNDRNSFVGGIFTTTHRDMERSLDFLHTQAYTGGIDFRHNWKDRKYYIEGRGIISRVNGDPQAILNTQTSLTHLFQRVDAEHLEVDPDATSLSGTGGNLAIGRGSGKWRYELGGNWRSPGLELNDIGFLRRADRIVQFASVRRFWNNSTSWYRQANVGVEQTTQYDFDGNFNRIQYEGRAEINWKNNWFTEVGGAHKPRIFINSFLRGGPRWRFNEENFYFAAVGTDQRKKLSAIAVYVNSQAKQDNFSLNRYELRLNYQPLDALSLSLSTEYEMNPNKTQYVSQQSYAPATFGMRYITGEIEQETLSATLRVNYNINPNFTIQYYAQPFIAKGSYSNFNFVADSDNENLNERVILFNQNQISEIDGGYAIDEDVDGTTDYSFGNPDFNFVQFRSNLVARWEYIPGSEVFLVWSQGIEGGASSRESLTNAFDSQVLGQQIRNTFLVKWTYRFVL
- the rpsI gene encoding 30S ribosomal protein S9 — encoded protein: METLHKIGRRKTAVARVYLSEGKGNITINKKELNNYFPTGTLQYKVNQPLVMTNNEGNFDIKVNVYGGGITGQAEAIRLALSRAMCELDAENRLILKPEGLLTRDPRMVERKKFGQKKARKKFQFSKR
- the rplM gene encoding 50S ribosomal protein L13, whose product is MDALSYKTVSANKATVNKEWVLIDADGQTLGRMSSIVAKFLRGKYKPSFTPHVDCGDNVVIINAAKVQLSGNKWTEKSYIRHTGYPGGQRSLTARELYDKDPTRVVEAAVKGMLPKNKLGSAIFRNLKVYAGAEHDQEAQKPRAINLNEIK